ATGCACAGTTCTCATGTTCCCGCTGGCGGGAGCTGTCATGCGAAGCATGACTGAGGGTGGTCCACAGCCGCCAATCCGTAACATCACCCAACGCAGCATTTCACGATACGGACGTTTCCGTATCGTATTTTCGTGTGGTCAAATAGACATTTCGAGCGAAAAAGTTCGAAATACCCCCATAACTGGCCATAAAAAAATTGCTTGAGAATCACTATTGACTTTTATGGCGACTCGGTATATGGACACATGAAACGTAAATGACATGGAGCGACGGTACTGTGTCAACAGCAATGAACGAAGAGGCATGATTTTCTTACGTGCCCACAACCAATTGAGGTGATTTCGGTGACATTCAAAGCCCCGCTCGATCTCACGGTCCACGCTCCGGACGGTATGTATGATCCCGCCAACGAGCATGACGCCTGTGGTGTGGGTATGGTCACCACTTTGAACAAGCGTCCTGAGCGCAAGATCGTCACCGACGCCATTGAGGTGCTGGTCAACCTTGATCACCGTGGTGCCGTGGGTGCCGAGGAGAACACAGGTGACGGCGCCGGCATTCTGATGAGCATGCCGGATGAGTTCATGCGTGCCACCGTGCCCGCCGAACTGCCGGAAGCCGGTCACTATGCGGCAGGCATCGCCTTCCTTGACCGCGACATCGAAACCTCCGGTCAGCAGGAACAGGCCATTGCCAAGATCGTGCGCGAGGAGGGACTCGAAGTCCTCGCATGGCGCGTGGTGCCCACCAACCCGGACGGCCTTGGCCTGCAGGCCCTTGCCGCCATGCCAGGATTCAAGACTCTCGTGGTCGCCTCTCCGGACGGTGCTCTGGCCGGCGTGGACTTGGATCGCAAGACCTTCCGCATCCGCAAGCGCGTCGAGCATGAGGTGGGCGTCTACTTCGCATCCCTGTCCGCCCGTACCATCACGTACAAGGGCATGCTCACCACCATGCAGCTCACCCACTTCTTCGAGGATCTGAACGACGAGCGCATGAAGGCCACCATCGCCATCGTCCACTCCCGCTTCTCCACCAACACCTTCCCGAGCTGGCCGCTGGCCCAGCCGTTCCGTCTGCTGGCCCACAATGGCGAGATCAACACCATCCAGGGCAACCGCAACTGGCTCTCCGCCCGTGAAGGCCGCCTGAGCAGCGAACTGCTCGGTGAATTCGAGCCGCTGCTGCCGATCACCACCCCGGGCTACTCCGATTCCGGCACCTTCGACGAGTGCCTCGAACTGCTGCACCTCGCCGGCCGCTCCCTGCCGCACGCCATCTGCATGATGCTGCCGCCGGCTTGGGAGAAGAACCCGGATCTCGATCCGGACGTGCGCGCCTTCTACGAGTACAACAACACGCTTATCGAGCCGTGGGATGGCCCGGCCGACATCGTCTTCACCGACGGCACCCAGGTCGGCGCCCTGCTCGACCGCAACGGCTTCCGTCCCGGCCGCTGGCAGCTCACCGATGACGGCTACATCGTTCTGGCCTCCGAGGCCGGCGTTCTGCCGGAGATCGCGCAGGAACACATCGTGTCCAAGGGCCGTCTTGAGCCCGGCGAGATGTTCCTGGTCGACACCGCCGAAGGCCGCATCATTCCCGATGAAGAGGTCAAGAGGAACCTCGCTGCCCAGCACCCGTACCGCAAGTGGGTGGAAGGCAACTCCGTTGAAATGAGCGACCTGCCCCGCCGCGAGCACGTCAGCCACTCCGGCCAGTCCGTCCAGCGCCGTCAGCGCGCCTTCGGCTACACCGAAGAGGATCTGAAGCTCCTGCTCACGCCGATGGCCAACACCGGCAAGGAACCGCTCGGTTCCATGGGTAACGATGCGCCTATGCCTGCGCTTTCCAGCCGCAGCCGCATGCTGTTCGACTACTTCACCCAGAAGTTCGCGCAGGTCACCAACCCGCCGCTGGACTGGGAGCGTGAGGAGATCGTCACCTCGCTCGAATCCGCCATCGGCCCCGAGCCGAACCTGCTGGCCGATTCCGAGCTGCACGCCAAGAAGATCCTCATCCCGCTGCCCGTGGTCAACTCTGATGAGATGGCCCAGCTCAAGCGCCTTGACAAGGCCCGCATCCTCGGCGGCTACTACCGCCCGTACGTGGTCAAGGGCCTCTACCAGGTCGCCGGCGGCGGCAAGGCCCTCGAAGAGCGACTTGACGAGATCTTCGCCGAAATCGACGAGGCCATCGCCAACGGCAAGAACTTCATCGTGCTCTCCGACCGTGAGTCCAACCATACGTGGGGTCCGATCCCGTCCCTGCTGCTGACTTCCGCCGTGCAGCACCACCTGCTGCGCCGCCACACCCGTACACAGATTTCCATGGCCGTCGAGGCCGGTGACGTGCGCGAGATTCACCATGTCGCGCTCCTCATCGCCTATGGCGCCGCCTGCGTGAACCCGTACTTGGCATTCGAATCCGTGGAAGATCTGGCCCGTAACGGCTACCTCAAGGTCGACGCGGACACCGCTGTGAAGAACCTCACCAAGGCCCTCTCCACCGGCGTGCTCAAGATCATGTCCAAGATGGGCGTCTCCACCATCATGAGCTACCGTGGCGCGCAGCTGTTCGAGGCTGTGGGCCTGAGCCAAGAAGTCATCGACGAATACTTCACCGGCACCACCTCCCGTGTGGGCGGCGTGGGCCTTGAAGAAATCGCCGAAGAAGTGGCCATCCGCCACCGCGTGGCCTACCCGAACCAGTGGAGCGCGTCCCCGCACCGCAACCTGCGCACCGGCGGCGACTACAAGTGGCGTCGCACCGGCGAGGACCACCTCAACGATCCCGAGGCCATCTTCCTGCTTCAGCAGTCCACCCAGCGTGGCGACTACCAGATGTTCAAGAAGTATTCGCACCACATCAACGACACGTCGAACCGACTCATGACCCTGCGTGGCCTGATGAAGTTCAACACCAACCGCAAGCCCATCGACATCGCCGAAGTCGAGCCGGCCTCCGAGATCGTCAAGCGCTTCTCCACCGGTGCCATGAGCTACGGCTCCATCTCGCAGGAAGCACACGAGACGCTCGCCATCGCCATGAACTCGATTGGCGCACGCTCCAACTCCGGTGAGGGCGGCGAATCCGACGACCGTATCAATGATCCGCAGCGCTACAGCCGCATCAAGCAGATCGCGTCCGCCCGCTTCGGCGTGACCTCCGATTACCTCGTGCACGCCACCGACCTGCAGATCAAGCTCGCCCAGGGGGCCAAGCCTGGTGAGGGTGGCCATTTGCCCGGTGCCAAGGTCCCGCCGTGGATCGCCAAGGTCCGTCACGCCACCCCGGGCGTGGAGCTTATCTCCCCGCCGCCGCACCACGACATCTACTCCATCGAGGATCTGAAGCAGCTGATCAACGATGCGAAGATGGCCAACCCGAAGGCACGTATCCACGTCAAGCTCGTTTCCGAGTTCGGCGTCGGCACCATCGCCGCAGGTGTGGCCAAGTGCCATGCCGACGTGGTGCTTATCTCCGGCTATGACGGCGGTACGGGTGCAGCCCCGCTCAACGCCATCAAGCACGCCGGCACCCCGTGGGAGATCGGCCTGTCCGAAACCCAGCAGACGCTGATCCTGAACGGCCTGCGCTCCCGCATCGTCGTCCAGTGCGACGGCGAGCTCAAGACCGGTCGTGACGTGGTCATCGCCGCTCTGCTTGGTGCCGAGGAATTCGGCTTCGCTACCGCAGCCCTGATCGTGGAAGGCTGCGTCATGATGCGCGCCTGCCAGAAGAACACCTGCCCGCAGGGCATTGCCACCCAGGATCCTGAGCTGCGCGCCCGCTTTAAGGGCAAGCCCGAGTACGTGGTCAACTTCTTCATGTTCATCGCTGAGGAGGTGCGCGAGATCCTCGCCCAGCTCGGCTTCAGGACTCTTGAGGAGGCCATCGGCCACGTTGAGTGCTTGGATCAGGACGAGGCCATCAAGCGCTGGAAGTCCAGCGGCATCGACCTGTCCAACGTGCTCAAGCAGGCCGGCCCGGTACCCGGCACGATCCTGCACCAGACCATCGAGCAGAACCACGAGCTGGAGAAGGCGCTGGACAACAAGCTCATCGAACTTGCCCAGCCGGCCCTCGAACACAAGGAACCCGTGCGCATCGAAATGCCGATTCGCAACGTCAACCGTACGGTCGGCACCATGGTCGGCTACGAGATCACCCGCCGTTACGGCGAGGAAGGTCTGCCGGACGACACCATCGACATGACCCTGCACGGTTCCGGAGGCCAGTCCATCGGTGCGTTCATCCCGCGCGGCGAGACCATGCGCATCTACGGCGAAGTCAACGACTACGCCGGCAAGGGCCTGTCCGGCGGTCGCATGATCGTGCGCCCGGAAGATAGCGTCACCTTCGACAAGCACAGCAACGTCATCGCCGGCAACGTCACCGGTTTCGGCGCCACTTCCGGCCAGATGTTCGTGGCCGGACGCGCCGGCGAACGTTTCGGCGTTCGTAACGGCGGTGCTACGTTTGTGGTCGAAGGCGTGGGCGACCACGGCTGCGAGTACATGACCGGCGGCACTGTTGTGGTGCTCGGCCCCACCGGACGCAATTTCGGTGCAGGCTTCTCCGGTGGTAACACTTATGTGCTTGACCTCGATATGAAGAAGGTCAACCCGGGTGCCATCAAGTCCGGTGCACTGCTCTTCAAGTCGCTTGATGCCGAAACCTCCAAGCTGGTGTACGCACTGGTCAAGCAGCATGCTGAAGAGACCGGTTCGCAGTTCGCTGCGGCTTTGCTGGAGGACTGGAACGAGACCGTCAAGCGGTTCACTCACGTGGTGCCGAAGCAGTTCGTGGCCATGACGAAGGCCATGGAAGAGGCCAAGGCCAACAATGTAGATTTCAATGCGCCCGGCGCCTGGGAAAAGGTGTACGAGCAGGTTATGGAAGGAGCGCGCTGACATGGGCGACCCGAGAGGATTTCTGAAGGTCCGTACCCGCCGAGAGCTGGCTGAACGCCCCGTTGAGGAACGTATCAAGGACTGGTTCGACGTTCACGCCGAAACCGGCCTGCAACCGTGGACCCAAGCGCAGGCGGCCCGCTGCATGGATTGCGGCACCCCGTTCTGTATGACCGGATGTCCGCTGGGCAACCTGATTCCTGAGTGGAACGATCTGGTCCGTCAGGGCAAGTGGGAGGACGCGTACAACCGTCTGTCCATGACCAACAACTTCCCTGAAGTCACCGGTCGTATCTGCCCGGCTCTGTGCGAGCAGGCCTGCGTGCTCGGCATCCACCAGCCGCCGACCATGATTCGCAACGACGAATGCACGATTATCGATCAGGCCTGGGATCTTGACATCGTCAAGCCTTTGCCGCCGCAGCGTCTGACCGACCAGACGGTCGCCGTCGTCGGCTCCGGCCCTGCCGGCCTCGCCGCCGCACAGCAGCTCACCCGCGCCGGCCACACCGTCGTCGTCTACGAGAAGGACGACGCCATCGGTGGTCTGATGCGTTACGGCATCCCGAACTTCAAGCTTGAAAAGGGTCTGATCGACCGCCGTGTCAAGCAGATGGAGGCCGAAGGCACCCGCTTCCGCACCAACGTGGAAATCGGCAAGGACATCACGTGGGATGACCTGCGTGACCGTTACGACGCCGTCGTAGTGGCCATCGGCTCCCGCGTGCCGCGCGATATGAAGATTCCGGGCCGCGAGCTCGACGGCATCCACTTCGCCCTCGACTTCCTGCCCGACGCCACGCGCCGTATCTTCGGCGTCAAGCCGGTGCACGACATCACCGCCAAGGACAAGCACGTCATCGTCATCGGCGGTGGCGACACCGGTTCCGACTGCCTCGGCACCTCGATCCGTCAGGGTGCGAAGGACGTCACCGTGCTACAGATCATGCCGAAAGAGCCGTCAAGCCGTCCGGACAACAGCCCGTGGCCGACCTTCGCCCGCACCTACCAGAAGACCTCCTCCATGGAAGAGGGCGGCGAGTACATCTACTCCACCGACTCCGTGAACTTCGAGGGCACCGAAGAGGAGAAGGCCAAGGTCACCATTGATAACTCGACCACCGCCGAAGGCTTCGTGGCCGATGAGCGTGGTCATGTCACCGGCTTGAAGGTCGTCTCCGTGGCTCCCGGCGAAAATGGTCCGTTCACCCGCCAGCCCGGCACCGAGCGCGTGCTGCCCGCCGATCTGGTCCTCATCTCCGTGGGCTTCCTGCACCCGGACACCGAGACCATCCTCGACCAGCTGCCCGTCGAACTCGACAAGCGTGGCAACATCGCTCGCAATGACAAGTTCGCCACCTCCCAGGATGGCGTGTTCGTGTGCGGCGATGCCGGCCGTGGCCAGAGCCTCGTGGTCTGGGCCATCGCCGAAGGCCGCTCCTGCGCCGCAGCCGTGGACGAGTACCTCTCCAAGGAAAAGAGCGAGCTGCCGGCCCCGATCAAGTCCAGCCAGCGTCCGATGATGCTGCCTCGCTGAATACTTTCCAAACAGAAACATGAAAATCCCTTCTTCATGAGGGGATTTTTGCGTTTCTGGGATTAATTACTGCCTTGAGTCTTAAGTAATGTCTATATTTCGAGAATATTGCATACGTGGTTAACATGAAGCTCCTATGGTGTCTTTCGTCGCCAAAAAGACGACGCCAGAATATTTGGGAGAGATTCATGAACACACGTCATGTCACTTCACTGGTCGCGGCCGGTGCGGCAATCGTCATGCTGCTCAGCGGCTGCGGATCGACCGGTACCTCCAATTCCAGCAATGCTTCAGATTCCAATATCATTTCCGTGTACGGCAGTGAGCCGGCACACCCACTATTCCCCGGCAACACCACTGAGGCCGGTGGCGGCAAGGTTGTAGACCAGCTGTTCGCAGGTCTGGTGACCTACGATGCGAAGGGCGGCATCCACAACGAGGTAGCAGACAGCATCACCTCCAGCGACAACGCCACGCATTACGTCATCAAGCTCAAGAGCGGATGGAAGTTCACCGACGGCACTCCGGTGACCGCGCACTCCTTCGTAAACGCATGGAATTACACCGCCAACAGTGCCAACAAGCAGGCCAGCGCCAGCTTCTTCAGCACAATCGAAGGCTATGATGATCTGCAAAAGCCGGACGTGGACCCCAAGGCCACGCTGAGCGGCCTGACCGTCGTTGACGACAACACCATCGATGTCAAGCTCAGCCAGCCCGACTCGGCATTCCCGGTCAAGGCCGGCAGCCACGCCTACATGCCGTTGCCCGAATCCGCGTTCAAGGACCCGAAGAAGTTCGGTCAGCACCCAGTGAGCAACGGCCCATACAAGTTCGTGTCCTGGCAGCACAACCACAGCATCGAAATGGTGAAGAACCCTGACTACAAGGGCAATCGTGTCGCCAAGAACGATGGCCTGAACTTCAAGATCTATACCTCGCCTGATTCGGCATACGCCGACCTACGCGGTGGCAACCTGGACTTCACGAACACGATTCCTGACACCGCACTTACCTCCTTCCAATCCGACAAGTCGCTGAAGGCATACAACGAGCCCGGTGGCAATACGCTCACCTTCACCATTCCTGAATGGCTGGAACACTTCGGCCAGAACGAGGAAGGCAACCTGCGTCGTCAGGCCATTTCCATGTCCATCGACCGCAAGACCGTCGCCGAGAAGATCTTCCACGGCACCGCCACGCCCGCCGTCGACTTCCTTGCAGCCCCAATCAGCGCCTACTCCAAGGAACTCAAGGGAAATGAAGTACTGAAGTACAACCCGTCCAAGGCCAAGGAACTGTGGGCCAAGGCCAACGCCATCTCCCCGTGGAGCGGTGAGTTCGGCATTGCATACAATGCTGATGGCACTGCGAAGAACTGGGTTGAGGCAATCTGCAACTACATCAAGAACACGCTGGATATCGATGCCAAGAGCATCCCGATGTCCACTTCCGACGAGTTCCTGTCCAATGTGGATTCAGGCAAGATGACCTCCGCATACCGTAGCGGTTGGGGCCCTGATTATCCATCCGCGGACAACTATCTGGTACAGCTGTACGATTCCAGTTCGGCCGACGGCAAGGGCGGCAACAGCGGCAACTACAAGAACCCCGAGTTCGATGCCATGATGGACAAGGCTCTTTCCGCCCCGTCCACCGAGGAAGCCGACAAGTATTATCAGCAAGGTGAGGAGATTCTGCTGCAGGACCTTCCGGCTATCCCGTTGTGGAACCAGAATGCCACCGCAGCCAGCACCTCCGCAATCTCCGGCGTCGCATTCGACTACGGCGGCGGCCCAGTGTTCACCGCACTGACCAAGAAGCAGTAAGCAGTAAGTAATAAACAGACAGCGCTAGCCCCCCGCTGGCGGGGGCTGTCGGCAAAGCCGACTGGGGGTGGTCTCAAACAGCAGACCACCCCTAATCTTGTTATATGAGCGAGCTCCCGTAAGCGGGAGCAATCGAGAACATACAGGAGCACATTAACTATGGAATTCACCGTATCCGGCACTACCGTGCGATTCGATGAACGAACAATGCAGTTCGCTTTTACGCGCGACGGTGCCGAATGGAATACCTGCGCTGATTTCAAGCCGACCCTGCAATGCGCGCAAGGCACCTTCGCGTTCGCGGATGCCACTTCCATCACCCATGAGCAGCGTGAAACCGGCACGGGAACCGGCATTCGCAGCATCTTCACCGGCTTTGGGCACAGCGCATACTCCTTTGAAACCTATGTATGGGTGGAGCGTGCCTCAGGCGATGTGCTCTTCGAATGGATTCCGCTCAATGAGCAAGGCCTGAACATCACCAATGTGACGTGGCCCGCAGCCATGGACTTCGATTGCGCCGACGACCATGACACGACACTCATCACCCATGAGCAAGGTGTGATGATCCCCAACACATGGCCTACCGCCGTGAGCACCAAAGACATCGCCTTCGACGGCCGCTTCGAAACGGCTGGCGGTTACATGCCGTGGTTCGCGCAGCTCCGCGCAGACGGACACGGGTATATCGCCATCTGCGAAACTCCATGGAATGCCGGTTACGGCATCGACCATCCCAGCAATGGCCCGTACACCCATATCAATACTTGGTTTGAGCCAAGCCTCGGCACAATGAATTATCGCCGCGTGGTACGCTACCAGTTCCTCGACCACGCCGATCACACGGCGGTGTGCAAGGCCTATCGTTCGTACGTCAACGAACGAGGTCGCCTGCGTACGCTCGCCGAAAAGGCGGCGCGCAATCCCTCCGTGCGTGACCTGATTGGTCGCTCGTGGGTGCACATCGGCATCAAAACCAAAGTGCAGCCCGACTCGTACTACTACGATAAGGACCACCCCGAGAAAAACGAGTCGCTGGTCACCTTCGCACAGCGCGAAAAGCAAATGCGAACACTGCACGGCATGGGTGCAGGCCGACTGTACATGCACTTGGATGGTTGGGCACAGCCCGGATACGACAACGCACACCCCGACTATCTGCCGGCCTGTCAGGAGGCAGGCGGCTGGGAAGGCATGAAGTCGCTGGTCGACGCCTGCCATGAGCAAGGCGATATTTTCGGCACGCATGACCAGTACCGCGATTACTACTTCACCGCGCAAACCTTTGATGCCAACAATGCGATTCGGCTGGCAGACGGTACGATGCCCGAACACGCACGCTGGGCGGGCGGCCGCCAGACCTACCTGTGCGCCGAGCTCGCACCGGACTACGTGCGCCGCAATTTCACCCAGATTGCCGCGCATGGCATCAAACTCGACTGTGCATACTTGGATGTCTTCACCTGCAACGAAGGCGACGAATGCTCGAACCCCGAACACCGCATGACCCGCCGCGAATGCTTTGACCGCCGCGCCGAATGCTTCGAATATCTGCTCTCGCACGGCATCCTCTCCTCGTCCGAAGAGGTATCGGACTGGGCAGTGCCAAGCCTGATATTCTGCCATTACGCGCCATACGACTTCCAGATGCGCTCACCCAACGAGCCGCGCCAAGGTGTACCGGTGCCGCTGTATAACCTCGTCTACCATGATTGCGTTATCGAGCCGTGGATGATGGAGCGTGTGGTGGACGGCGACGATTACATGCTGTACGCCTTGCTCAACGGCGGAGCTCCATACCTGATTCGCGATGCCGCATACATCGGCGTTGACGGCGACATGGACGACGAACAGCGCGCTCGCACGGAAAACGACATCGAACGCTGCCATACGGTCGCTGCATTCCATGAGCGGGTCGGCATGCAGGAACTGGTTCGTCACGAGTTCGTGGATGATGATCCGCTGGTGCAGCGTTCGGTATTCGCGGACGGCACTGCGGTCACTTGCGACTTCCATACGCAAACCTATCGCATCACCGACTGCCCGCATCACTGACTGAAAATACAATGACACACAGTGGGTTCCGATGGACTGGTGGCAAATTGCCGCCGATAAGCGAGTAATATAGCCAACAGTGTCACCGTCGAAACAGGAGTAGTGAAATGCCGAATCGTGCAGAACGCCGTGCCCAAGCCAAAGCAGGCCGCAGGGGAGTGCCGTCGCAGTATGACCAGACCCGTGGCCGTGGCCGTTCGGGAATGATTGACGAATACCAGCTGCAGCAGAAGTCCCAGCGTCTGCAGGACGGCACCGACGGCACCGAATGGAAGCCCAGCGGCGGTACGATTGCGGACACCGAAACCCTGCTGACCACTAACCCGAACTACACGAATCCGAAGATGTTCAAGGCACCGCATTCGCTGCGTCAGTGGTTCCGTGTGGGCAGCTGGACGCTGATCGCCATCGCGATTATCGCGTTCTTCGTGGTTATGTGGCTGCCAAGCCATCCGATGTGGCTGATCATCACCGTTTCCGCGGTGTTCATTGTGGGTGTGCTGAGCCTGTTCTTTACGGCTGGCGATTCCAAGCATAATCCGAATTTGGATCAGAACGGCACGGCAGTCTGATCTTTTGCCCGGTAAATCCGGCTTGAAAAGCAAAACGCACGACGGAAGTTGTGCGTTTTCTTGTATGCGGTGCCCTAAAGTAAGAAGTGCTTGAGTTTCTTTCTGACGCACGAAGGAGAGGCAGTCCGATGAAAGTTGATATTCTAACCCGCGAATACCCGCCGCATGTCTATGGTGGGGCCGGTGTACACGCCGAGGAACTGTCCAAGGTGCTTGCCGAGCGCATCGACGTAACCGTTCGTGCGTTTGATGGCAAGCGCACCGAGGCGGACATTCCTGCTATCCCGAATGCTGCCGATGCTAAGGGCAGCTTGAAGGTCGTCGGCTATGACACGCCTTCTGAGCTGGCTGATGCCAACCCCGCA
This DNA window, taken from Bifidobacterium longum subsp. longum JCM 1217, encodes the following:
- a CDS encoding membrane protein → MPNRAERRAQAKAGRRGVPSQYDQTRGRGRSGMIDEYQLQQKSQRLQDGTDGTEWKPSGGTIADTETLLTTNPNYTNPKMFKAPHSLRQWFRVGSWTLIAIAIIAFFVVMWLPSHPMWLIITVSAVFIVGVLSLFFTAGDSKHNPNLDQNGTAV
- a CDS encoding glutamate synthase subunit beta codes for the protein MGDPRGFLKVRTRRELAERPVEERIKDWFDVHAETGLQPWTQAQAARCMDCGTPFCMTGCPLGNLIPEWNDLVRQGKWEDAYNRLSMTNNFPEVTGRICPALCEQACVLGIHQPPTMIRNDECTIIDQAWDLDIVKPLPPQRLTDQTVAVVGSGPAGLAAAQQLTRAGHTVVVYEKDDAIGGLMRYGIPNFKLEKGLIDRRVKQMEAEGTRFRTNVEIGKDITWDDLRDRYDAVVVAIGSRVPRDMKIPGRELDGIHFALDFLPDATRRIFGVKPVHDITAKDKHVIVIGGGDTGSDCLGTSIRQGAKDVTVLQIMPKEPSSRPDNSPWPTFARTYQKTSSMEEGGEYIYSTDSVNFEGTEEEKAKVTIDNSTTAEGFVADERGHVTGLKVVSVAPGENGPFTRQPGTERVLPADLVLISVGFLHPDTETILDQLPVELDKRGNIARNDKFATSQDGVFVCGDAGRGQSLVVWAIAEGRSCAAAVDEYLSKEKSELPAPIKSSQRPMMLPR
- a CDS encoding DUF5696 domain-containing protein, translated to MEFTVSGTTVRFDERTMQFAFTRDGAEWNTCADFKPTLQCAQGTFAFADATSITHEQRETGTGTGIRSIFTGFGHSAYSFETYVWVERASGDVLFEWIPLNEQGLNITNVTWPAAMDFDCADDHDTTLITHEQGVMIPNTWPTAVSTKDIAFDGRFETAGGYMPWFAQLRADGHGYIAICETPWNAGYGIDHPSNGPYTHINTWFEPSLGTMNYRRVVRYQFLDHADHTAVCKAYRSYVNERGRLRTLAEKAARNPSVRDLIGRSWVHIGIKTKVQPDSYYYDKDHPEKNESLVTFAQREKQMRTLHGMGAGRLYMHLDGWAQPGYDNAHPDYLPACQEAGGWEGMKSLVDACHEQGDIFGTHDQYRDYYFTAQTFDANNAIRLADGTMPEHARWAGGRQTYLCAELAPDYVRRNFTQIAAHGIKLDCAYLDVFTCNEGDECSNPEHRMTRRECFDRRAECFEYLLSHGILSSSEEVSDWAVPSLIFCHYAPYDFQMRSPNEPRQGVPVPLYNLVYHDCVIEPWMMERVVDGDDYMLYALLNGGAPYLIRDAAYIGVDGDMDDEQRARTENDIERCHTVAAFHERVGMQELVRHEFVDDDPLVQRSVFADGTAVTCDFHTQTYRITDCPHH
- the gltB gene encoding glutamate synthase large subunit — protein: MTFKAPLDLTVHAPDGMYDPANEHDACGVGMVTTLNKRPERKIVTDAIEVLVNLDHRGAVGAEENTGDGAGILMSMPDEFMRATVPAELPEAGHYAAGIAFLDRDIETSGQQEQAIAKIVREEGLEVLAWRVVPTNPDGLGLQALAAMPGFKTLVVASPDGALAGVDLDRKTFRIRKRVEHEVGVYFASLSARTITYKGMLTTMQLTHFFEDLNDERMKATIAIVHSRFSTNTFPSWPLAQPFRLLAHNGEINTIQGNRNWLSAREGRLSSELLGEFEPLLPITTPGYSDSGTFDECLELLHLAGRSLPHAICMMLPPAWEKNPDLDPDVRAFYEYNNTLIEPWDGPADIVFTDGTQVGALLDRNGFRPGRWQLTDDGYIVLASEAGVLPEIAQEHIVSKGRLEPGEMFLVDTAEGRIIPDEEVKRNLAAQHPYRKWVEGNSVEMSDLPRREHVSHSGQSVQRRQRAFGYTEEDLKLLLTPMANTGKEPLGSMGNDAPMPALSSRSRMLFDYFTQKFAQVTNPPLDWEREEIVTSLESAIGPEPNLLADSELHAKKILIPLPVVNSDEMAQLKRLDKARILGGYYRPYVVKGLYQVAGGGKALEERLDEIFAEIDEAIANGKNFIVLSDRESNHTWGPIPSLLLTSAVQHHLLRRHTRTQISMAVEAGDVREIHHVALLIAYGAACVNPYLAFESVEDLARNGYLKVDADTAVKNLTKALSTGVLKIMSKMGVSTIMSYRGAQLFEAVGLSQEVIDEYFTGTTSRVGGVGLEEIAEEVAIRHRVAYPNQWSASPHRNLRTGGDYKWRRTGEDHLNDPEAIFLLQQSTQRGDYQMFKKYSHHINDTSNRLMTLRGLMKFNTNRKPIDIAEVEPASEIVKRFSTGAMSYGSISQEAHETLAIAMNSIGARSNSGEGGESDDRINDPQRYSRIKQIASARFGVTSDYLVHATDLQIKLAQGAKPGEGGHLPGAKVPPWIAKVRHATPGVELISPPPHHDIYSIEDLKQLINDAKMANPKARIHVKLVSEFGVGTIAAGVAKCHADVVLISGYDGGTGAAPLNAIKHAGTPWEIGLSETQQTLILNGLRSRIVVQCDGELKTGRDVVIAALLGAEEFGFATAALIVEGCVMMRACQKNTCPQGIATQDPELRARFKGKPEYVVNFFMFIAEEVREILAQLGFRTLEEAIGHVECLDQDEAIKRWKSSGIDLSNVLKQAGPVPGTILHQTIEQNHELEKALDNKLIELAQPALEHKEPVRIEMPIRNVNRTVGTMVGYEITRRYGEEGLPDDTIDMTLHGSGGQSIGAFIPRGETMRIYGEVNDYAGKGLSGGRMIVRPEDSVTFDKHSNVIAGNVTGFGATSGQMFVAGRAGERFGVRNGGATFVVEGVGDHGCEYMTGGTVVVLGPTGRNFGAGFSGGNTYVLDLDMKKVNPGAIKSGALLFKSLDAETSKLVYALVKQHAEETGSQFAAALLEDWNETVKRFTHVVPKQFVAMTKAMEEAKANNVDFNAPGAWEKVYEQVMEGAR
- a CDS encoding peptide ABC transporter substrate-binding protein yields the protein MNTRHVTSLVAAGAAIVMLLSGCGSTGTSNSSNASDSNIISVYGSEPAHPLFPGNTTEAGGGKVVDQLFAGLVTYDAKGGIHNEVADSITSSDNATHYVIKLKSGWKFTDGTPVTAHSFVNAWNYTANSANKQASASFFSTIEGYDDLQKPDVDPKATLSGLTVVDDNTIDVKLSQPDSAFPVKAGSHAYMPLPESAFKDPKKFGQHPVSNGPYKFVSWQHNHSIEMVKNPDYKGNRVAKNDGLNFKIYTSPDSAYADLRGGNLDFTNTIPDTALTSFQSDKSLKAYNEPGGNTLTFTIPEWLEHFGQNEEGNLRRQAISMSIDRKTVAEKIFHGTATPAVDFLAAPISAYSKELKGNEVLKYNPSKAKELWAKANAISPWSGEFGIAYNADGTAKNWVEAICNYIKNTLDIDAKSIPMSTSDEFLSNVDSGKMTSAYRSGWGPDYPSADNYLVQLYDSSSADGKGGNSGNYKNPEFDAMMDKALSAPSTEEADKYYQQGEEILLQDLPAIPLWNQNATAASTSAISGVAFDYGGGPVFTALTKKQ